Proteins from a genomic interval of Chanos chanos chromosome 3, fChaCha1.1, whole genome shotgun sequence:
- the LOC115808138 gene encoding phospholipid scramblase 1 → MHMYMMPNHGMPGCPPGLEYLTQIDQLLIKQKVELIEALAGFESNNKYEIRNSMGQNVFYAVEENDCLTRQCCGPLRSFVIRVLDNYGQEIITIHRPLKCMSCFFPCCLQELEIQAPPGNTVGYVIQQWHPFFPKFIIENENREAVLRLHGPFCGWSCLPDVDFEILTMDEISIGKISKQWTGLLREAFTDADNFGIQFPMDLDVRMKAVMIGACFLIDFMFFESNN, encoded by the exons ATGCATATGTATATGATGCCCAATCATGGTATGCCAGGATGCCCCCCTGGACTTGAGTACCTGACACAG ATTGATCAACTTCTCATAAAACAGAAAGTCGAACTCATAGAAG CTTTGGCGGGCTTTGAGAGCAACAACAAGTATGAGATCCGTAACTCCATGGGACAGAACGTGTTCTATGCTGTGGAGGAAAACGACTGCCTTACTCGACAGTGCTGCGGTCCTTTACGTTCCTTTGTCATACGGGTTCTCGATAACTACGGACAGGAAATCATAACCATTCACCGTCCCCTCAAATGCATGTCCTGCTTTTTTCCATGCTGTTTGCAAGAG CTGGAGATTCAGGCTCCTCCAGGAAACACGGTGGGCTATGTCATCCAGCAGTGGCACCCCTTCTTCCCCAAGTTCATCATTGAGAATGAGAACAGGGAAGCCGTCCTCAGACTTCATGGGCCATTCTGTGGTTGGAGTTGCCTGCCCGATGTGGACTTTGAG ATTTTGACCATGGATGAAATCAGCATTGGGAAAATCAGTAAACAGTGGACTGGCCTTCTCCGGGAAGCCTTCACAGATGCAGATAACTTTGGAATCCAATTTCCCATGGATCTGGACGTTAGGATGAAAGCTGTCATGATTGGGGCCTGCTTTCTTATT GACTTCATGTTCTTTGAGAGTAACAATTAA